The following proteins are encoded in a genomic region of bacterium:
- a CDS encoding enoyl-CoA hydratase-related protein — MSTLSTSTDGRVMTVALHRPEARNAFNAAMIAELYETFTHLPDTLRAIVLTGAGSAFCAGADVHWMRDSIQRTEEENRQDAARMEAMFRAIDECPVPVIGRVMGPALGGGMGLIAACDIVIATPDAQFGYTEVRLGIVPAVISPFSLAKIGERSARRYFLTGEIFDAATAHTIGLVHEVVTPDQLDGRVRAVIDALLKNGPHAVRTAKELIRRVTRLSRDEAREYTIATIARARISAEGQDGLTAFLEKRKPRWLSE; from the coding sequence ATGAGCACACTGTCAACCAGCACCGACGGACGCGTGATGACCGTCGCGCTCCACCGCCCGGAGGCGCGCAACGCTTTCAACGCGGCGATGATCGCCGAGTTGTACGAGACGTTCACGCACCTGCCCGACACACTGCGCGCGATTGTGCTGACCGGCGCGGGCTCGGCCTTCTGCGCCGGCGCCGATGTCCACTGGATGCGCGATTCAATCCAGCGCACCGAAGAGGAGAACCGTCAGGACGCGGCGCGGATGGAGGCGATGTTCCGCGCCATCGACGAATGCCCGGTGCCGGTGATCGGACGGGTCATGGGCCCGGCGCTCGGCGGCGGCATGGGGCTTATCGCCGCCTGCGACATCGTGATCGCCACCCCCGACGCGCAATTCGGCTATACGGAAGTCCGTCTCGGCATCGTGCCGGCTGTCATCTCGCCCTTCTCCCTGGCCAAAATCGGCGAGCGGTCGGCGCGGCGGTACTTCCTCACCGGGGAGATCTTCGATGCCGCCACCGCGCACACGATTGGGCTGGTCCATGAAGTGGTAACGCCCGACCAACTTGACGGGCGGGTGCGGGCGGTGATCGACGCACTGCTGAAAAACGGCCCGCACGCGGTGCGCACCGCCAAGGAACTGATCCGCCGCGTGACCCGCCTGTCGCGCGACGAGGCGCGCGAGTACACCATCGCCACAATCGCGCGCGCGCGAATCTCCGCCGAGGGGCAGGACGGATTGACCGCCTTCCTCGAAAAACGCAAACCGCGG